From the genome of Desulfobaculum xiamenense, one region includes:
- a CDS encoding ABC transporter permease, whose translation MTTNNFISLAFYKVGANLRAEVTRYYMNYLWWVLEPLFSMGIYYVVFGIFMHRGTPNFIWFLLVGLTSWLWFAKAVGHCSASIFNARSLLMQIQLTKTFFPLVTCIQDTVKQLFVLTLLLPGLAIVGGSVTWCWSALPLLLIIQFLLILGCGFLAAAIVPFFPDLKFIIGTGLQLLFFATGVFYDIEKFVLPQHRPILYLNPMAGLIKNYRTVLLDGAWPDWEYLGCVLLASIVLIAVATAMIRRLDHVYPRICQ comes from the coding sequence ATGACGACGAATAATTTCATCAGCCTCGCGTTCTACAAGGTTGGCGCGAATCTTCGGGCGGAAGTGACCCGCTACTACATGAACTACCTGTGGTGGGTTTTGGAGCCTTTGTTCAGCATGGGCATCTATTATGTCGTGTTTGGAATATTCATGCATAGAGGGACGCCTAACTTCATCTGGTTCCTGCTCGTTGGACTGACTTCGTGGCTATGGTTCGCCAAGGCCGTGGGGCATTGCTCGGCAAGCATATTCAATGCGCGAAGTCTATTGATGCAAATCCAACTGACAAAGACATTCTTTCCCCTCGTGACCTGTATCCAGGACACGGTCAAACAGCTCTTCGTGCTGACGCTTCTGCTGCCGGGGCTTGCGATTGTCGGCGGAAGCGTGACCTGGTGCTGGTCAGCACTTCCTCTTCTCCTCATCATCCAGTTCCTGCTGATCCTTGGCTGTGGATTTCTGGCCGCAGCCATTGTTCCCTTTTTCCCCGATCTCAAGTTTATCATCGGTACGGGTCTGCAGCTTCTTTTCTTTGCCACGGGTGTCTTCTACGACATCGAAAAGTTTGTCTTGCCCCAGCACCGGCCGATTCTCTATCTGAACCCCATGGCTGGACTCATAAAAAACTACCGGACAGTGCTGCTTGATGGCGCATGGCCGGACTGGGAGTATCTGGGCTGTGTGCTTCTGGCTTCCATCGTCCTCATCGCGGTGGCCACGGCCATGATTCGCAGGCTGGACCATGTATATCCGAGGATTTGCCAGTGA
- a CDS encoding ATP-binding cassette domain-containing protein, translating to MSIQDPNTLVAFDHVGYRFRIRQGLFRSKSYPALRDVSFDVRRGETLALVGRNGAGKSTLLRLICGIYRPDTGTISSRPGLCISLLSLSAGFDNELSGRINAVLNGMLLGFSRQEMESRLDDIIAFSELEDAIDDPLKTYSSGMRARLGFAVGLELSPDILLVDEVLGVGDINFRKKAVTAMKAKMASQQTVVFVSHDMSTVSTLCDRAVWIEEGVTRNIGPAKDIVEEYTAHMNGRQR from the coding sequence GTGAGCATTCAAGACCCCAACACGCTTGTCGCCTTCGATCACGTGGGCTACCGCTTTCGCATCAGGCAGGGGCTGTTTCGCTCGAAGAGCTACCCCGCCCTGCGTGACGTGAGCTTCGATGTGCGACGCGGCGAGACGCTGGCTCTTGTCGGGCGCAACGGCGCAGGAAAGTCCACGCTCCTGCGTCTTATCTGCGGAATATACAGACCCGATACGGGCACGATATCCAGCAGGCCAGGACTGTGCATCTCGCTTTTGAGTCTTTCCGCTGGGTTCGACAACGAACTGTCCGGGCGGATCAACGCCGTGCTAAATGGCATGCTTCTGGGATTCAGCCGTCAGGAAATGGAGTCTCGCCTCGATGACATCATCGCATTTTCCGAACTCGAAGATGCCATCGACGACCCTTTGAAGACCTATTCTTCAGGCATGCGGGCACGGCTGGGGTTTGCGGTGGGGCTGGAACTGTCGCCGGACATCCTGCTCGTTGACGAAGTCCTTGGCGTCGGAGACATCAATTTCCGCAAGAAAGCCGTTACGGCCATGAAGGCCAAAATGGCCTCGCAGCAGACCGTGGTGTTTGTCTCGCATGACATGTCCACCGTCAGCACGCTGTGCGACCGTGCGGTGTGGATCGAGGAAGGGGTTACGAGGAACATCGGCCCCGCGAAGGATATCGTGGAGGAATACACTGCACACATGAACGGCAGGCAGCGCTGA
- the cysC gene encoding adenylyl-sulfate kinase, whose translation MSDKRYIKIHTGEISRPDREKKNGHKGHVFWFTGLSGSGKSTIAHHVETHLHHHGIRSYVLDGDNVRHGLCSDLSFSPEARSENVRRIGEVSKLFVDAGIVCLCAFITPLKADRDLLRQILGTNFSEIFVSCPLCVCESRDVKGYYKLAREGKIKNYTGISAPYKIPEQPDLRLETASLSIERCVENTLNYVMDTIL comes from the coding sequence ATGAGTGACAAGCGGTACATTAAAATACATACAGGCGAAATATCCAGACCCGACAGAGAAAAAAAGAATGGACACAAAGGTCACGTCTTCTGGTTTACCGGATTATCCGGTTCAGGAAAGTCTACCATTGCTCATCATGTTGAAACACATCTTCATCATCATGGCATTCGGTCATATGTACTTGATGGAGACAATGTCCGTCACGGTCTGTGTTCGGATCTGAGTTTTTCTCCCGAGGCACGGAGTGAGAACGTTCGACGGATTGGTGAAGTTTCCAAGCTGTTCGTAGACGCAGGGATCGTATGCCTGTGTGCTTTTATCACCCCGCTGAAAGCAGACCGCGATCTCCTTCGACAAATTTTGGGCACGAATTTCAGCGAAATTTTTGTTTCATGTCCGCTGTGTGTCTGCGAGTCACGGGATGTAAAAGGGTATTACAAACTAGCTCGAGAGGGGAAAATCAAAAACTACACGGGCATATCTGCTCCGTACAAAATACCAGAGCAGCCTGATCTCCGCCTAGAAACAGCCAGTCTTTCTATTGAAAGATGTGTGGAAAACACTCTGAATTATGTCATGGATACAATTCTGTAA
- a CDS encoding sulfotransferase, protein MGGSGRSGTTIFGDIVRAAGKHAVLYEPRLMMGNVCLCSLLNNTRSINDAINSAQDISVKVLNSLYYAHAKCELAQKLSKQRIEQLAVDILGSDAADAGKAPKEFVQSILGIAQDHLAVDAWCEKTPHNIKVADTVLRTFDDAVFIHIIREPVEVYWSIKKFDWGPKTPKDFVKWYIDCMGHGKRAYERADHKRYLTISLESLGQTPRSIINHALQFVDVDLPEDSLSKVADIVAPEKCIRDKAKRSLPTAELDYIESSCQDLYDFWLSLAAKV, encoded by the coding sequence ATGGGTGGAAGCGGCAGGAGCGGGACAACAATTTTCGGAGATATTGTCCGAGCAGCTGGAAAACACGCAGTGTTGTATGAGCCAAGGCTGATGATGGGTAATGTATGCCTGTGCTCTTTGCTGAACAACACACGAAGCATTAACGACGCGATAAATAGCGCCCAAGACATTAGCGTAAAAGTACTCAACAGCCTTTACTACGCACACGCCAAGTGCGAATTGGCTCAGAAGCTTTCAAAACAGCGCATTGAGCAGCTTGCAGTTGACATCCTTGGATCTGATGCTGCCGATGCGGGAAAGGCACCCAAAGAATTCGTCCAATCTATTTTGGGGATTGCTCAGGATCACCTCGCCGTTGATGCATGGTGTGAAAAAACACCACATAACATCAAGGTTGCCGACACCGTATTGAGGACCTTTGACGATGCTGTTTTTATTCATATAATTCGCGAACCGGTAGAGGTGTACTGGTCTATTAAGAAATTTGATTGGGGTCCGAAGACGCCAAAGGATTTCGTAAAATGGTATATCGACTGCATGGGGCACGGAAAACGCGCCTATGAAAGGGCTGATCACAAGAGATACCTGACCATCAGCCTTGAATCCCTTGGCCAGACCCCTCGCTCGATCATCAACCACGCACTACAGTTTGTCGACGTGGACCTCCCGGAAGACTCGCTGTCAAAAGTCGCCGATATCGTTGCGCCGGAGAAGTGTATCAGGGATAAAGCGAAGCGTTCGCTACCCACGGCCGAGTTGGACTACATTGAATCGAGTTGCCAAGACTTGTATGATTTTTGGCTCAGTCTGGCTGCGAAGGTATGA
- a CDS encoding class I SAM-dependent methyltransferase, with protein sequence MSNLFNEAKVLQDNGLFKESIPVLEKFISSFPDNASGHFRLGIAHRRCSDQDMALRMFTRASKLAPRNIRYLSFIFITLSKLQRYDEACKVAYKACKLINWGQPEENGYRFYKECVFPERAKELREWVAPFVGKADVCFGEIGCFEGLSTCWWLDNVLTHPTSSLVCFDPLFQQNYWHNIKASGSQDKVTANEIESQLGLPGLQPDSLSLLYIDGLHIAWAVLFDFLMSLPAVKTGGLFIFDDYDHADQSGVGQTVKQGVDFIMSILPPAAIKVEHSISPVIFRKISSDIEPGFLNKILTFFDKVYAIDIAPCAGMKYQEIMKYCHNEVVKAPLVRWDSQVLNEIGTRG encoded by the coding sequence GTGTCTAATTTATTCAACGAAGCTAAAGTCTTGCAAGATAATGGCCTTTTCAAAGAGTCAATCCCTGTGCTGGAGAAATTCATATCGTCCTTTCCAGATAATGCATCTGGACACTTTCGGTTGGGGATAGCCCACAGAAGATGCAGTGACCAGGATATGGCTTTACGCATGTTCACACGAGCCTCGAAATTAGCACCCCGCAACATTCGCTATCTGAGCTTCATCTTTATTACATTGTCCAAACTCCAGAGATATGACGAGGCATGTAAGGTCGCGTATAAGGCTTGTAAACTGATTAATTGGGGCCAGCCGGAGGAGAACGGGTACCGATTTTACAAAGAATGCGTGTTCCCTGAAAGGGCGAAGGAACTAAGAGAGTGGGTCGCGCCCTTTGTCGGTAAGGCTGACGTCTGCTTCGGTGAAATCGGATGTTTTGAAGGTCTGTCCACCTGTTGGTGGCTGGATAACGTTTTGACTCATCCAACTAGCAGTCTTGTGTGCTTTGATCCTTTATTCCAGCAAAATTATTGGCACAACATCAAGGCTAGCGGCTCGCAGGATAAGGTGACGGCGAACGAGATCGAGTCACAACTCGGGCTGCCGGGACTACAGCCTGATTCTTTAAGTTTGCTTTATATCGACGGCCTCCATATTGCTTGGGCTGTTTTATTCGATTTTCTAATGAGTCTTCCGGCTGTAAAAACTGGTGGGCTTTTTATTTTTGATGATTACGATCATGCCGACCAAAGTGGTGTTGGGCAGACCGTAAAACAAGGCGTTGACTTCATTATGAGCATTTTACCCCCCGCCGCCATCAAGGTTGAGCACTCTATATCACCTGTGATTTTCCGGAAGATTTCTTCTGATATTGAGCCGGGATTTCTAAATAAAATCTTGACATTCTTTGACAAGGTGTACGCTATTGACATAGCACCGTGTGCCGGTATGAAATATCAAGAAATTATGAAATACTGCCATAACGAGGTCGTCAAGGCCCCGCTCGTGCGGTGGGATTCACAGGTGCTCAATGAAATTGGAACAAGAGGCTAA
- a CDS encoding glycosyltransferase family protein, whose amino-acid sequence MKILMCCTHHFGSDRQVGSQHIARNFCREGNEVHYLSAPLTPLHLLERQTQDLKTRYRIAREGVTHLNGRLTESIPLALFAPCGVFPLNKMAVLRNWSRFVIAHSISTVLKAQPFDVVYIDNIFLGWLLDKVQYRTSVMRVMDRHDQFPGWASNAKQLAREVSEKCDLTVYSARGLEAYVKELGAQESFLVPNGVDYEFFRQVGAPDSSFAKRNRPVVAYSGTLDDRIDVGLVKYVAAALPQYSFEFFGPQSEGFSPDGFPDNVIFHGSVPHADLPAILHQADIGFIPFDIHRAKERLSGVRPLKLLEYMASGLPVVCARWPEVERMKSPAKLFSTPNECVEMLKLVELEKQSHAIEKEYARQADWSHMCSQLMDEIEKRAEPRAHETTPSLQSL is encoded by the coding sequence ATGAAAATACTCATGTGCTGCACTCACCATTTTGGATCCGATAGGCAGGTTGGGAGTCAGCATATTGCGCGGAATTTTTGTCGAGAAGGGAATGAGGTGCATTATCTATCCGCACCTTTGACCCCGCTGCATTTGTTGGAGCGACAGACACAGGATTTGAAGACACGGTATCGTATCGCCAGAGAGGGCGTCACTCATCTTAATGGGCGATTGACTGAAAGCATTCCGCTCGCTCTTTTTGCACCGTGTGGAGTCTTTCCGCTGAATAAAATGGCTGTGCTTCGCAATTGGTCCCGTTTTGTGATTGCGCATTCCATTTCGACAGTACTCAAGGCGCAGCCTTTCGATGTGGTCTATATTGACAACATCTTCCTGGGCTGGCTGCTCGACAAGGTGCAGTACCGCACCTCCGTGATGAGGGTGATGGATCGACACGACCAGTTTCCGGGGTGGGCATCGAACGCCAAGCAACTGGCCCGGGAGGTTTCCGAAAAGTGCGACCTGACCGTGTATTCGGCGCGGGGGCTTGAAGCCTATGTGAAGGAGCTTGGCGCACAGGAGTCCTTTCTGGTTCCCAACGGTGTGGATTACGAGTTTTTTCGGCAGGTGGGGGCTCCTGACTCTTCATTTGCGAAGAGGAACAGGCCGGTTGTGGCCTACTCCGGTACGCTGGACGACAGAATTGACGTGGGATTGGTAAAATACGTTGCAGCAGCGCTTCCACAATATTCCTTTGAATTCTTTGGTCCGCAAAGTGAAGGATTTAGTCCTGACGGCTTCCCGGACAACGTGATCTTTCATGGTTCCGTTCCGCACGCGGATTTGCCCGCCATCCTGCATCAGGCCGATATCGGTTTCATCCCGTTTGATATTCATCGGGCCAAGGAACGCTTATCCGGAGTTCGTCCACTCAAGCTATTGGAATACATGGCTAGCGGTTTGCCTGTCGTTTGCGCTCGCTGGCCGGAGGTTGAAAGAATGAAAAGCCCTGCAAAACTTTTTTCAACTCCCAACGAATGCGTGGAGATGTTGAAACTCGTCGAGCTGGAAAAACAGAGCCATGCCATTGAAAAGGAATACGCTCGGCAGGCTGATTGGTCGCACATGTGCAGCCAGCTCATGGATGAAATCGAAAAGCGCGCGGAGCCTCGCGCGCATGAGACAACCCCTTCCCTCCAGTCCTTGTGA
- a CDS encoding glycosyltransferase family 2 protein encodes MTGLEYIVRARQAYDKGDFQTAIAYLKRYAAVRNVDALPGSDDRNQMTPAVSVIIVTNSMDDRLRACLKSLQEQSCKDYELIIVDNGVDRDAQDWFTNDSILHLRLPVNVGLSEGRNIGADCARGNILLFLDDDGIADSNLIEQTRAAFDEFDFLAVRGRVLAFDSNSRRNNKHPGNYDSGCYPLPAVLNTECVIAVRREIWMAASGMDPLMLHGEGEEFSRRILDQNPGKDIYYWPKMILYHDYGAGKKLYNKMKREEILKAYLAFKKSEASGIGLNYGRWYHQHPSGTIIVDNRSLLTRLLAQARTSILRFRIRRQAKRSLIKR; translated from the coding sequence ATGACCGGGCTTGAGTACATAGTTCGCGCCCGCCAAGCGTATGACAAGGGGGACTTCCAAACCGCTATCGCTTATCTTAAGCGTTATGCAGCGGTTCGAAATGTCGATGCATTACCTGGATCGGACGATCGCAATCAGATGACTCCCGCCGTTTCTGTCATCATCGTCACAAACAGTATGGATGACCGTTTGCGGGCATGCCTCAAGTCACTTCAGGAACAGAGCTGCAAAGATTACGAATTGATCATCGTTGACAACGGAGTAGACAGGGACGCTCAAGACTGGTTCACCAATGATTCCATTCTGCACTTACGATTGCCGGTCAATGTCGGCTTGAGTGAAGGGCGCAACATAGGTGCAGACTGCGCCCGCGGCAATATACTCTTGTTTCTGGATGATGACGGCATCGCAGATTCGAATCTCATCGAACAGACAAGAGCTGCTTTTGATGAATTTGACTTTCTTGCTGTCAGGGGGCGTGTCTTGGCTTTTGATAGCAACTCCCGACGCAACAATAAACACCCGGGAAACTACGATTCCGGGTGTTACCCGTTGCCAGCCGTTCTCAATACTGAATGCGTGATCGCCGTGCGCCGTGAAATATGGATGGCGGCTTCTGGGATGGACCCGTTAATGCTGCATGGCGAGGGAGAAGAGTTTTCTCGGCGTATATTGGATCAAAACCCAGGGAAGGATATCTACTATTGGCCAAAGATGATCTTGTACCATGATTACGGGGCAGGCAAGAAACTTTATAACAAGATGAAACGTGAAGAAATATTGAAAGCATATTTGGCTTTCAAAAAATCTGAAGCCTCCGGCATCGGCCTGAACTATGGAAGATGGTACCATCAGCATCCATCCGGCACAATCATTGTAGACAACAGGTCTTTGCTTACTCGATTGCTAGCACAGGCACGAACGTCAATCCTCAGATTCCGCATCAGGCGGCAAGCCAAACGCAGCTTAATCAAGCGCTAG
- a CDS encoding glycosyltransferase family 9 protein codes for MKDRKIVLDSQPPENREFFLGKTFINKVGSNDACVTTQEGIPYDSSFYYDQAEKSLRSARIVLDVLEEYLAPKKVIDLGCGLGTWLFPFHEKGIDVVGVDGDSVPQSRLYIPSNKFVNWDLAQGAEVPVDGPFDLAISLDVAEHLPEDKASFLVDQLTRLSDCVLFCAGIPGQGGAGHINEQWQSYWKERFAKKQYTCFDLIRPKIWQNEKVNYRYRQGALLYIKKKAAKTILGEDFGSFQPEFINLVHPAGYQLEVKRYAQAAERCSSIEEKLVKFGLLEEQLKPLEQEKRSEKLGKDLEQSHVELERLNGLANQREVHKQKEDIGSVEHSSVATKSEALCKIKEVEKKLLKVQQELVRQKDEFASLEQQFVSRIEGYRRRTSQLEHSVFDLRKSVSYRIGQAFVDIAIRPITGSIKLFPRLFNIVWSQATKKNDTVASRLQPETIPIEANAPASPSPYKLDKRPRLVFAITTYNRLDYLKDCVESFLATCNKNYDWLVIVADDGSDESVAQYLDQIDSPFDIYFIRNKRRYCVGQTNTIFALSQLLGFDIGFKVDDDVLFTRKGWDDLYLNAMEKSNYQHLCYMNYNHFLWNRKREDPDYTMPGKVADESGACEAICNAYKCMGAFFTFTPDLIDKVGSCDESNFPIRGQWHIDLSIRCCRAGFNRFDTFFDAKGSNDYIELQNNVVDDYRCSIPWNSEYASTKDPKELQKRYALIDDTSRVHLPFDPSSVLTPVSINEFFDKIFVLNLERRSDRWTSAMQRAEQCGMKVDRFDAVDGKEEPFVSQWQEYYDKGTCPRQSGVREIACSKDYYLNYEDDAARIHFIEKRTGKKAISSPGAWGYLKTMERMLEHAIKNDYASILVLDDDFICHNDFQKQFTLFAHQVPMDWLVLKLGAIQYEWGEDWIQFHSKNAYRCNGSSVASHAVGLRRPAYEELLDYTRRLLLPYDEGALHKLMHNHSEQCFVAYPNLFIQDVSESDINGGVQKEIGAKRDNIYRWNLDDYSRILSCDTKKPSASITTDETEAGRRAQDILNNDKADLLVVKPSGIGNMLMFMPAMQALREKYPAANISAACFSPEAAIIERLVDEVIVIKSLRDKTAALVQALDGRTFDVAIYPPFTDVGKMSDALKPIAKVHVFHPHVDFSKKHEVEHNNDIARMLGITGTIPPYRHHSEDCALLDQFKNTDFICIHIGACGSEQMQKKKWPLEYWSQLLPMVSDKYEVLILGGQGELKDAKILFSMLPKSMKDRVHVLSGKLTLAQTARAIEMCKTLISTDSGVMHLGAFVGAKIVAIFGPTTPKKNAPWGNPANFRIVTPPDTVTCAPCFLNCGTQLLSCKDQKCLHQITPSMINEAIVSLTCD; via the coding sequence ATGAAAGATCGAAAGATTGTCCTTGATTCTCAACCACCGGAAAATCGAGAGTTTTTTTTAGGCAAGACCTTCATCAACAAGGTTGGAAGCAATGATGCATGCGTCACAACCCAGGAAGGCATCCCGTACGACAGCAGCTTCTATTATGACCAGGCTGAAAAAAGTCTTAGATCGGCCAGAATTGTCCTTGATGTTCTCGAAGAATACCTGGCCCCCAAAAAAGTTATTGATTTGGGCTGCGGCCTGGGAACTTGGCTTTTCCCATTCCATGAAAAGGGCATTGATGTGGTTGGCGTCGACGGGGACTCTGTTCCACAGAGCCGGCTTTATATCCCATCAAATAAATTTGTAAACTGGGATTTGGCTCAAGGTGCAGAAGTGCCGGTTGATGGTCCCTTCGACTTGGCAATATCCTTGGATGTGGCCGAACATCTTCCAGAGGACAAAGCGTCTTTTCTTGTCGATCAATTAACTAGGCTGTCCGATTGCGTCCTTTTCTGCGCGGGCATTCCCGGGCAAGGCGGTGCGGGGCATATCAATGAGCAATGGCAGTCGTATTGGAAAGAGCGATTCGCAAAAAAACAATATACTTGTTTCGATTTGATACGCCCGAAGATTTGGCAAAACGAGAAGGTGAACTATAGGTATAGGCAGGGTGCGCTCTTGTATATCAAAAAAAAGGCAGCCAAGACGATCCTTGGCGAAGACTTTGGGTCTTTCCAGCCTGAATTCATAAATTTAGTCCATCCCGCTGGATACCAGCTTGAAGTAAAGAGGTATGCGCAGGCCGCAGAGCGATGCTCAAGCATAGAGGAAAAGCTGGTAAAGTTCGGACTCCTTGAAGAGCAGCTTAAACCGCTTGAGCAGGAAAAGCGTAGCGAAAAACTAGGCAAAGACTTGGAACAGTCCCACGTGGAACTGGAACGGTTGAATGGTCTCGCAAATCAACGCGAAGTGCACAAGCAAAAAGAAGACATAGGGAGTGTCGAGCACAGTAGCGTGGCCACGAAAAGCGAGGCTCTTTGCAAAATCAAAGAGGTCGAAAAGAAACTCCTCAAGGTGCAGCAGGAACTGGTCAGGCAAAAGGACGAGTTTGCATCATTGGAACAGCAGTTTGTTTCAAGAATTGAAGGCTACAGGCGTCGTACGAGCCAGTTAGAACACTCTGTTTTCGACTTGCGAAAGTCGGTTTCCTATCGGATCGGCCAAGCTTTTGTGGATATTGCCATTCGCCCAATAACCGGCAGCATCAAGCTCTTTCCCCGGTTGTTCAATATCGTCTGGTCGCAGGCAACCAAGAAAAACGACACCGTGGCAAGCCGCCTGCAGCCTGAAACTATACCAATCGAAGCAAATGCTCCTGCCTCCCCCTCCCCTTACAAGTTGGACAAAAGGCCCAGACTGGTCTTCGCTATCACAACCTATAACAGACTTGATTACCTGAAAGATTGTGTTGAATCGTTCCTTGCGACCTGCAACAAAAATTATGATTGGCTGGTCATCGTCGCCGACGACGGCTCTGATGAGTCCGTCGCGCAGTATCTCGACCAAATCGATTCGCCGTTTGACATTTATTTCATCAGAAATAAGAGACGGTATTGCGTCGGACAGACCAATACCATTTTTGCACTTTCCCAGCTGCTGGGTTTCGATATAGGCTTCAAGGTGGATGATGATGTCTTGTTTACCCGCAAAGGGTGGGATGACCTCTACTTGAACGCAATGGAAAAGAGTAATTATCAGCATCTCTGCTATATGAACTATAATCATTTCTTGTGGAACAGGAAGCGTGAAGACCCTGACTACACAATGCCGGGAAAGGTGGCCGATGAATCCGGAGCATGCGAGGCAATTTGCAACGCATATAAGTGTATGGGTGCATTTTTTACGTTTACACCTGACTTAATAGATAAAGTTGGGTCTTGTGACGAATCCAACTTCCCCATTCGTGGACAGTGGCACATTGATTTATCAATCAGATGCTGTAGGGCTGGATTCAATAGGTTCGATACGTTTTTTGATGCAAAGGGGAGCAACGATTACATCGAACTTCAGAACAATGTAGTTGATGATTATCGCTGCAGCATCCCGTGGAACAGCGAATACGCCAGCACCAAGGATCCAAAGGAATTGCAGAAAAGGTATGCTCTGATAGATGACACATCGCGCGTGCACCTTCCTTTCGATCCATCCTCAGTTTTGACGCCAGTCTCAATCAACGAATTCTTCGACAAGATATTCGTGCTCAACCTCGAACGTCGTTCCGATCGATGGACTTCTGCCATGCAACGTGCGGAACAATGCGGTATGAAAGTTGATCGATTCGATGCCGTAGACGGTAAGGAGGAGCCCTTCGTCTCTCAATGGCAGGAATACTACGACAAGGGGACGTGCCCGAGGCAAAGCGGTGTTCGGGAGATTGCGTGCAGCAAGGATTACTATCTCAATTACGAAGACGATGCCGCAAGAATCCATTTCATCGAAAAGCGAACAGGTAAGAAAGCCATATCGAGTCCTGGTGCCTGGGGATACCTCAAGACGATGGAGAGGATGCTCGAGCACGCGATCAAAAATGATTATGCCTCCATCCTGGTCTTGGATGATGACTTTATCTGTCACAATGACTTTCAAAAGCAGTTTACGTTATTCGCGCATCAGGTGCCCATGGACTGGCTTGTTCTAAAGCTCGGCGCCATACAGTATGAATGGGGGGAGGATTGGATCCAATTCCACAGCAAAAACGCTTATCGTTGCAACGGGTCCAGTGTGGCCTCGCATGCGGTAGGCCTTCGTCGGCCAGCATATGAAGAACTCTTGGATTATACCCGACGACTGCTGCTCCCTTATGACGAGGGAGCTCTCCACAAACTCATGCATAATCACTCGGAGCAGTGCTTCGTAGCGTACCCCAATCTTTTCATCCAAGACGTGTCCGAAAGCGACATTAACGGCGGGGTACAGAAAGAGATCGGCGCCAAACGTGACAACATCTATCGCTGGAACCTTGATGACTATTCCCGCATCCTTTCCTGCGACACGAAAAAGCCCTCGGCCAGCATAACCACAGATGAAACCGAGGCGGGACGGCGGGCACAGGATATACTGAACAATGACAAGGCCGACTTGCTTGTTGTCAAGCCTTCCGGCATCGGCAACATGCTCATGTTCATGCCCGCGATGCAGGCACTGAGGGAAAAATATCCCGCCGCGAACATCTCAGCCGCCTGCTTCAGTCCGGAAGCAGCCATCATAGAGCGGTTGGTGGATGAAGTTATTGTGATAAAAAGCCTCCGAGACAAAACCGCCGCCTTGGTCCAGGCTCTTGATGGTCGGACCTTTGACGTCGCTATATACCCACCCTTTACTGATGTGGGCAAAATGTCCGATGCTTTGAAGCCTATTGCCAAAGTCCACGTTTTTCACCCCCATGTTGATTTCTCAAAAAAGCACGAGGTTGAACACAATAACGACATCGCGAGAATGCTGGGCATCACCGGCACGATTCCTCCTTACCGCCACCATAGTGAAGACTGTGCCTTACTCGATCAATTCAAAAATACTGACTTCATTTGTATTCATATCGGGGCCTGCGGTTCGGAACAAATGCAAAAGAAGAAATGGCCTTTAGAGTATTGGAGTCAGTTATTGCCGATGGTTAGTGACAAGTATGAGGTGCTTATTTTGGGTGGCCAGGGAGAGCTAAAAGACGCAAAAATCCTTTTCTCAATGCTGCCAAAAAGCATGAAGGATCGGGTTCACGTGCTCTCCGGCAAGCTGACCCTAGCCCAGACGGCACGAGCCATCGAAATGTGCAAGACGTTAATTAGTACAGATTCCGGCGTTATGCACCTGGGCGCATTTGTTGGCGCCAAGATAGTTGCCATTTTTGGCCCGACGACCCCTAAAAAAAATGCTCCATGGGGCAATCCGGCAAACTTCAGAATCGTTACGCCCCCTGACACTGTAACGTGTGCCCCATGCTTCCTCAACTGCGGGACACAATTGTTGAGTTGCAAGGACCAAAAGTGCCTACATCAAATCACGCCGTCCATGATCAATGAAGCGATAGTGTCATTAACTTGCGATTAA